One Vigna unguiculata cultivar IT97K-499-35 chromosome 7, ASM411807v1, whole genome shotgun sequence genomic region harbors:
- the LOC114192211 gene encoding TPD1 protein homolog 1A-like — translation MATTRTSSAPTTTTFKFLTSIIFLFLIIKGSCDCSLNNINIGTARTGREIGGQPEWNVTVINNCSCQQSEIKLSCKGFQSSESIDPSILSMEGDNCLLISGNPLKGFDTVNFSYAWDLPFIMFPLSSVIGPCT, via the exons ATGGCAACAACAAGAACATCATCagcaccaacaacaacaaccttcaAGTTCCTCACTTCCATCATCTTCCTCTTCCTTATCATCAAAG GGTCTTGTGACTGTTCCTTGAACAACATCAACATAGGCACTGCAAGAACTGGTAGAGAAATAGGAGGGCAACCAGAGTGGAACGTTACTGTGATCAACAATTGTTCTTGCCAACAGAGTGAGATAAAGTTATCATGCAAAGGGTTTCAAAGCTCAGAAAGTATTGACCCTTCAATTCTTTCCATGGAAGGTGATAACTGTCTTCTTATCAGTGGAAATCCTTTGAAGGGTTTTGACACTGTTAACTTCTCCTATGCCTGGGATCTTCCATTTATCATGTTCCCTTTAAGCTCTGTCATAGGTCCTTGCACATAG